From Bombyx mori chromosome 26, ASM3026992v2, one genomic window encodes:
- the LOC101736636 gene encoding LOW QUALITY PROTEIN: lactase/phlorizin hydrolase (The sequence of the model RefSeq protein was modified relative to this genomic sequence to represent the inferred CDS: inserted 2 bases in 1 codon) yields the protein MKTFLLLGLLGAYCSALSTKQQRRFPDDFLIGTATASYQIEGAWNEDGKGENIWDYMTHNNPTVIADESNGDIAADSYHNVERDVEMMRELGLDVYRFSLSWSRILPSGFANEVNEAGVDYYNRLINEMLKYNITPMISLYHWDLPQKLQELGGFANPLIADWFEDYARVVFSKLGDRVKLWITFNEPREVCYEGYGFTTKAPILNATAVGTYMCARNLLFIXYYNEFKTKQGGQCGITISVNSFKPLTDSEEDRAATELKQQAEWGIYAHPIFSQEGGFPKELVVRVAEKSAEHGYPRTRLPQLSEEERVLIRGTADFFGVNHYTGYLVSATRHTPEYSTVSLLSDINVGTYRPVEWLQSAASWLTLMPNSIYDVLTHLKNKYNDPIFYVTENGWATSPEIGLEDDDRITYYRAALESILDSLDAGVRLKGYMAWSLMDNFEWLAGYTERFGLYEVDFSDPARPRTPRKSAFVYKEILRSRVIDHDYEPDTAVMTIDEGHLSNLSNNMKTFLLLGLLGVYCSALSIKQQRRFPDDFLFGTATASYQIEGAWDEDGKGENIWDYMTHNNPTVIADESNGDIAADSYHNVERDVEMMRELGLDVYRFSVSWSRILPSGFANEVNEAGVDYYNRLINEMLKYNITPMISLYHWDLPQKLQELGGFANPLIADWFEDYVRVVFAKLGDRVKLWITFNEPRVVCYQGYGSTEKAPMLNATAVGTYMCARNLLLAHAKAYRLYNNEFKTKQGGQCGITFDVNSFKPLTDSEEDRAAAELKRQAEWGIYVHPIFSQEGGFPKELVARVAEKSAEHGYPRTRLPQLSEEERVLIRGTADFFGVNHYTGYLVSATKHIPEYSTVSLFSDINVGNYRPPEWLQSAASWLTLMPNSIYDVLTHLKNKYNDPIFYVTENGWATSPEVGLEDDDRITYYRAALENILDSLDAGVRLKGYMAWSLMDNYEWMAGYTERFGLYEVDFSDPARPRTPRKSAFVYKEILRSRVIDHDYEPDTTVMTIDEGH from the exons ATGAAGACGTTCCTGCTATtggg GTTGTTGGGGGCGTATTGCTCTGCACTGTCAACCAAGCAGCAGAGGAGGTTCCCGGATGACTTCCTGATTGGAACTGCCACCGCCTCCTACCAGATCGAAGGAGCTTGGAATGAAGATG GAAAAGGGGAAAATATCTGGGACTACATGACCCACAACAACCCAACAGTTATCGCCGATGAAAGCAATGGTGACATCGCTGCCGACTCTTACCACAACGTGGAGAGAGATGTGGAGATGATGCGAGAGCTGGGTCTTGATGTATATCGCTTCTCGCTTTCGTGGTCCAGAATCTTACCCTCGGGATTCGCCAATGAAGTCAACGAAGCAGGAGTCGACTACTACAACAGGCTAATCAACGAGATGTTGAAATACAATATTACTCCAATGATTTCTCTGTATCACTGGGACTTGCCGCAAAAGTTGCAGGAATTGGGAGGCTTTGCCAATCCACTGATTGCCGATTGGTTTGAAGACTATGCACGCGTGGTCTTTTCCAAATTGGGTGACAGAGTCAAGCTCTGGATTACTTTTAACGAACCCAGAGAAGTGTGCTACGAAGGCTACGGTTTCACAACTAAAGCTCCGATCCTCAACGCTACCGCCGTCGGCACGTATATGTGTGCCAggaatcttttatttat ttattacaacgaGTTCAAGACGAAGCAAGGGGGACAGTGCGGTATCACCATCAGTGTAAATTCGTTCAAGCCTCTGACTGATTCTGAGGAAGATCGCGCAGCTACTGAACTGAAACAACAAGCCGAG TGGGGTATCTACGCCCATCCTATATTTTCTCAAGAAGGTGGTTTCCCGAAAGAATTAGTTGTCAGAGTAGCTGAAAAAAGCGCAGAGCACGGCTACCCGCGCACCAGACTCCCGCAGCTCTCCGAGGAAGAACGAGTGTTGATCAGAGGAACCGCTGACTTCTTTGGAGTGAACCACTATACTGGCTACTTGGTGTCCGCCACGAGACACACTCCTGAATATTCTACGGTATCCTTGCTCAGTGACATCAACGTGGGAACTTACCGCCCGGTCGAATGGCTGCAATCAGCTGCATCCTGGTTGACG CTTATGCCAAACAGCATTTATGACGTGCTGACACATCTCAAGAACAAATACAATGATCCCATATTTTACGTCACGGAGAACGGGTGGGCGACTTCTCCTGAAATTGGACTGGAAGACGACGACAGGATTACATATTACAGAGCTGCTCTAGAGAGCATTTTGGATAGTCTCGATGCCGGAGTGAGGCTCAAGGGCTACATGGCCTGGAGTCTGATGGATAACTTCGAATGGCTGGCAGGATACAC CGAACGTTTCGGTTTGTACGAGGTTGACTTTTCGGATCCCGCCCGCCCTCGCACCCCGCGCAAGTCCGCCTTCGTCTACAAGGAGATCTTGAGGAGCAGGGTCATCGACCACGACTACGAGCCGGACACCGCCGTCATGACCATCGACGAGGGACAC CTTTCTAATTTATCAAACAATATGAAGACGTTCCTGCTGTTAGG GTTGTTGGGGGTGTATTGCTCTGCACTGTCGATCAAGCAGCAGAGGAGATTTCCAGATGACTTTTTGTTTGGGACAGCCACAGCCTCATACCAGATCGAAGGAGCTTGGGATGAAGATG GAAAAGGGGAAAATATCTGGGACTACATGACCCACAACAACCCAACAGTTATCGCCGATGAAAGCAATGGTGACATCGCTGCCGACTCTTACCACAACGTGGAGAGAGATGTGGAGATGATGCGAGAGCTGGGTCTTGATGTATATCGCTTCTCGGTTTCGTGGTCCAGAATCTTACCCTCAGGATTCGCCAATGAAGTCAACGAAGCAGGAGTCGACTACTACAACAGGCTAATCAACGAGATGTTGAAATACAATATTACTCCAATGATTTCTCTGTATCACTGGGACTTGCCTCAAAAGTTGCAGGAATTGGGAGGTTTTGCCAATCCACTGATAGCCGATTGGTTTGAAGACTACGTACGCGTGGTTTTCGCCAAATTGGGTGACAGAGTCAAGCTCTGGATTACTTTCAACGAACCCAGAGTAGTGTGCTACCAAGGTTACGGTTCCACAGAAAAAGCCCCGATGCTCAACGCCACCGCCGTCGGCACGTATATGTGTGCCAGGAATCTTTTATTAGCTCACGCCAAGGCGTACCGCTTGTACAACAACGAGTTCAAGACGAAGCAAGGGGGACAGTGCGGTATTACCTTCGATGTAAATTCGTTCAAGCCTCTGACTGATTCTGAGGAAGATCGCGCAGCTGCTGAACTGAAACGACAAGCAGAG TGGGGTATCTATGTCCATCCTATATTTTCTCAAGAAGGTGGTTTCCCGAAAGAATTAGTTGCCAGAGTAGCTGAAAAAAGCGCAGAGCACGGCTACCCACGCACCAGACTCCCGCAGCTCTCCGAGGAAGAACGAGTGTTGATCAGAGGAACCGCTGACTTCTTTGGAGTGAACCACTATACTGGGTACTTGGTGTCCGCCACGAAACACATTCCTGAATATTCTACGGTATCTTTGTTCAGTGACATCAACGTAGGAAACTACCGCCCGCCCGAATGGCTGCAATCAGCTGCATCCTGGTTGACG CTTATGCCAAACAGCATTTATGACGTGCTGACACATCTCAAGAACAAATACAATGATCCCATATTTTACGTCACGGAGAACGGGTGGGCGACTTCTCCTGAAGTTGGACTGGAAGATGACGACAGGATTACATATTACAGAGCTGCTCTAGAGAACATTTTGGATAGTCTCGATGCCGGAGTGAGGCTCAAGGGCTACATGGCCTGGAGTCTGATGGATAACTATGAATGGATGGCAGGATACAC CGAACGTTTCGGTTTGTACGAGGTTGACTTTTCGGATCCCGCCCGCCCTCGCACCCCGCGCAAGTCCGCGTTCGTCTACAAGGAGATCTTGAGGAGCAGGGTCATCGACCACGACTACGAGCCCGACACTACCGTCATGACCATCGACGAGGGACACTAG
- the LOC101736497 gene encoding myrosinase 1 translates to MKFFLALGFLVVCCSALSTKQQRRFPDDFLIGTATASYQIEGAWNEDGKGENIWDYLTHNNPAAVKDGSTGDIAANSYHNVERDVEMMRELGLDVYRFSLSWSRILPSGFANEINEAGVDYYNRLINEMLKYGITPMITLFHWDLPQKLQELGGFANPLASIWFEDYARVVYTNFGDRVKHWITINEPREICYEGYGSVHKAPILNATAIGTYLCAKNVLIAHAKAYHLYNNEFKDKQGGQCGITISANSFRPFTDSEEDHAATELRRQAEFGLYAEPIFSEEGGFPKELVEIVAEKSAKEGYPWSRIPEFTDEERELVRGASDFFGVNHYTGFLVSANEQISDRPTIPILPDITVGNYIPPEWPQSASYWLTLSPDSIYDTLTYLQKRYNDPIFYITENGWSSPPTNGLLDDDRIRYYRAALESVLDCLDAGIRLKGYMAWSLMDNFEWLEGYTERFGLYEVDFSDPARPRTPRKSAFVYKEILRSRVIDHDYEPNTTVMTIDEGH, encoded by the exons ATGAAGTTCTTTCTGGCATTAGG atTTTTGGTGGTGTGCTGCTCCGCACTATCGACCAAGCAGCAGAGAAGGTTTCCGGATGACTTCCTCATCGGGACTGCCACCGCCTCCTACCAGATAGAAGGAGCTTGGAATGAAgatg GAAAAGGAGAAAATATCTGGGATTACCTAACTCATAATAACCCGGCAGCAGTCAAGGACGGAAGCACTGGTGACATTGCCGCTAACTCCTACCACAACGTGGAGAGGGACGTGGAGATGATGCGAGAGCTGGGTCTTGATGTATATCGCTTCTCGCTTTCGTGGTCCAGAATCTTACCTTCAGGATTCGCCAATGAAATCAACGAAGCAGGAGTCGACTACTACAACAGGCTAATCAACGAGATGTTGAAGTACGGCATAACCCCGATGATTACTTTATTCCACTGGGACTTGCCTCAGAAGCTGCAGGAACTGGGAGGCTTCGCCAATCCACTGGCTTCCATTTGGTTTGAAGACTACGCGCGCGTGGTCTACACGAATTTCGGTGACAGAGTCAAACATTGGATCACCATTAATGAGCCTAGAGAAATATGCTACGAGGGTTACGGCTCTGTTCATAAAGCACCTATCCTCAACGCCACGGCCATCGGGACATATCTGTGTGCCAAGAATGTTTTGATAGCCCACGCTAAAGCATACCACTTGTACAACAATGAGTTCAAGGACAAACAAGGAGGACAGTGCGGTATCACCATCAGTGCCAATTCGTTCAGGCCTTTTACCGATTCTGAGGAAGATCACGCAGCTACTGAACTAAGACGGCAAGCTGAG TTTGGCCTCTACGCAGAACCTATATTTTCTGAAGAAGGTGGATTCCCTAAGGAATTAGTTGAAATAGTGGCTGAAAAAAGTGCAAAAGAAGGCTACCCGTGGTCCAGAATTCCGGAATTTACAGACGAAGAACGAGAATTGGTCAGAGGAGCTTCGGACTTCTTTGGGGTCAACCATTACACCGGCTTCCTGGTGTCTGCCAACGAGCAAATTTCTGATCGCCCTACTATACCTATACTCCCTGACATCACTGTGGGAAATTACATCCCCCCCGAATGGCCACAGTCGGCTTCGTATTGGCTAACA CTATCCCCAGACAGTATATACGACACGCTGACTTATCTCCAGAAGAGATACAATGATCCTATCTTCTACATTACTGAGAATGGCTGGTCCTCTCCTCCTACGAACGGATTACTTGACGACGACAGAATACGTTATTACAGAGCCGCCTTAGAGAGTGTATTAGATTGTCTCGATGCCGGAATTAGGCTCAAAGGTTACATGGCCTGGAGTCTGATGGATAACTTCGAATGGTTGGAAGGATACAC CGAACGTTTCGGTTTGTACGAGGTTGACTTTTCGGATCCCGCCCGCCCTCGCACCCCGCGCAAGTCCGCCTTCGTCTACAAGGAGATCTTGAGAAGCAGGGTCATCGACCACGACTACGAGCCCAACACTACCGTCATGACCATCGACGAGGGACACTGA